A segment of the Fibrobacter succinogenes subsp. succinogenes S85 genome:
CCGTTGCCGCAAGGACGGTAGCCATGGCGGTCAGAATGGACTCCGCAACATTATTGAACATGTGGGCGACAAGTTCCCGCGCATCCGCTTTGGCGTTGGCAAGTGCCCTCCGAAATTTGACCTCAGCAACTGGGTCTTGGCGAAGTTTTCTCCTGAAGACCGCCCGAAATTCGATGAGGCAATCGCAAAAGTCCCTGCCCTTGTGGAATGCTATTTTAAGCTCGGCATCGAAAAGTGCATGGAACGCTATAACGGAAAATAAAGCCGTTATATGCAACTGATACATTAAAATTGTTATGAGCTCGACTAGTGATTAACTTGTCGGGCTTTTTTATTATATTGAAAGTAACCTTTTGGTGGAGGTATGTATGGTGAATAAAATTATTATTGCCTTGAGTATGGGACTCACGGCGGGGGTCTTGGCACAGGATTTTTGCAATGCAGCTAAACATACAGGTGCAAGCAAAAAAGTGAATGGAAACGAAGTGAGCTCGTTCAACGGTGTCGGTTACGAGCTTTGGTACGATAGGGCTACTTCGGGTTCGCTTACAATTTATGAAGACGGATCCATGGCATGTTCTTTCCAGAATGCTGGAGACTACCTTTGCCGTGCGGGGCTTTCGTTCGATAGCGACAAGAAGTATAACGAACTTGGCGGCGATATGCTTGCGGAATTCAAGCTCGTGAAACAGAATATCAATGGTGCCGATTACTCCTATGTCGGCGTCTATGGTTGGATGGAAGAAGTCTCGAAATCCCCGAGCAAACTGGTCGAATATTATGTTGTCGATAACTGGCTGACGGGGTGGAGGCCTGGCGATTGGGTCGCTAGCCATAAGATGGGCGATTACACAATCGATGGTGCCAAATACTCCGTTTATTGGGGTGAACATACGGGGCCGGCCATCAAGACACAGGGCAATACGACTTTTTTGCAGTATTTCAGCATTCGTGAAAATGCCCGTGATTGCGGAGTCATCAATATTAGCGCTCACATGAGACAGTGGGAAAAGCTGGGCATGGAAATGGGTAAGCTCTACGAAGCCAAGGTGCTTGGCGAAGCGGGGAGCATGAGTAACGGCGTTTCCGGTACGGCCGATTTTCCGCATATAAAGGTTTATGTCAAAGGCGACGAAGTTCCGTCGTCCAGTTCCGTTGCTTTAAGTTCAAGTTCTGTGGTGTCGAGTTCCTCTGAAACTGTGCCGAGTTCGTCATCGGAGAAGGTCGCGGAATCTTCGAGTAGCGTTGACGGTTCTTCGAGTTCGGGGACCGATGCGATTCCGTTTATGGCTCAGCTCTTTGACAAGGCGGGTGTTTATCAGGTGTTCGATATGCAAGGGAATTTCCTCGGCAAGGTTGAGCTGAAGAATGGCTTGTCGCTTAAGCAGGCTGTGGCAAGCAAGTTTGCCCGCTCGTCCGTTTATCTGGTCAAGCGTGGGGCCTTTGCCAAGACGATTGCTGTCGAGCGATAATGCGTTTGTTCCCTCATTTTTTTCTTTTCGTTCCAAAGTTGTCCATAACTAGGAATTTTTATCATTTGAATATCTGGATATTTGTCTTCCATCCAAGGAAAAAAGTGACCACACACAACGAGGGCGATGGGATTTTGTCTTTGAATCATTTCATCCAAACCAAGAATGAAATGACGAAGTCCCTCCTTGTCTGTTGAAATGCCGTTGGTGGTAATCGCAAGTACTGAATTTTGAGGCAACCCCTCCCAACACCATTCAAAACTGTCTTGAGTACTCCAACTAGCAGTAGGTATCACGTTTATTCCTTTTTGTTGCCAGAAATAAGCTATTATACGATTACGATAACAGTTCCATTTCTGTCTGTTAGTTGAATAGTCTCTATAAAGGCTGTAATCGGTACTAATCATTCCTTCAAGCTTTTGCAAGGGAGCGACATTTGCTAAGGGATCGTTCCAAAATTTATTTTGGTGAACGTCTTTGACAAAGCAATGGCCCCAAAGTTTTAATCCGTCTTTTGGGTCAATGATGTTAATGGGTAAGCATTTTTTGATATTTGGAATTGTTTGTGTGGGAGATAATTGGGGAACATGTAGTGACCCGACAAGAGGGGCTCCCTGTTGTATGAGCAAATGATCTAGAGTTATTTGGTCTTCTTTTTTCATAGTTTATTTTGTGTGAGATTATGCGTAAGTATGCAATTCTAGTATTCGTCGCCGGTTCCCGTTTTTATACCAATATTCAACCTTGTCGCTCGGTTTTAAAATTCCTTTGCGGAGAGCTTCTTTGTATCCTTCAATAACCGATTCGACAGCCTTTTTCCCTTCAGCAATTGATTTGTGCTTGGAAAGCAGTATTATTTTGCTGTTTTCCTTGTGCTCGTAAAATTTAGACTCTGCAATTGTCGCTTTCATTTGTTTCGCTGCTTTTGCGAGGCTGCTGTTGCAAATTGTGTTGGCATTGTCTCCTTCAACACCTTTAACTTCTACTGGAGCACCTTCAACCATCAGATCAGCTCTTTTATGATCGTTCGGCGTTTCTTTTAAAAAGGCGACATACTTGCCCTTATCAAGATAGTATTCAGCCACCTCAATTGCGTTTTTGTCCTGACGGGGGTTCCTGCTGTATTGAGGAAGCCTTTCCTTTTGTACGGCCTGATTGACCACCATATCCACCCATGTTTTACTCCTTTGTTCGCCTTATGGCGAACATTACGGTTAAAAAATTTTATTTTTCTTGTTTGTATATTTTTACGGGATTCTGCATTTCTGAATTTCTATAAAGTAACATTCGTGCGGAATTTACCCTTAGATAACGAATTTGTACCTTATCCTCATTCAATTTGAGAAAATCAGAAACAGTTATGTTTCCAGATATAGTATAGGCATTGTCTGCTGAACGGCTGTCAAATTCAATAAAGGTGATGTCATCATTGCTTGGTTCGCAAGAAAAAGATTCTTCAGGTTTTACAGGAACCATTCTATAATTGTACTTTGCAGAGATGAAATCCCATCTTCCGCAAACAGGGCAGCGCCAGACTTCCACTTCTTCGAAACGGAGAGGGAGGTCTTTTAGCATTACGTTTTCTGTTATGGCTTTTTTTATATCATCCATTCTAAATAAAGAAAGTTCTATTTGATTGATGCTGTCGGAATTCCGCATTCCGTACCCACAAAAACATCTCATGGATCCCATATTATTCCTCCAGCAGATTTAATTGAACGAGTCTAATGCGGGCTGCACTCACGCTCACTTCATATATTTGACAAATTGTATTGATAAAAGCAATTGATATTTTGTCGTTTTTTGACAACTTAAAGACAGTTGCTGTTTGAAAGAATTTCTTGAAAAGCAAGAACAGAGTTATCCTTGGCATTAGTAGTGCTCCAGCACCATAGTTGGCTTGGCGTTCCAACCACCAAATTGGTTTATGCAAATAAGAACTAATACTGACGATGTTGGAACTTGCGGCAATAGCGTTAGAATGATGCATAAAATAATACGGATGCATTTTGATGTGGATGACTTCGTGTGCTGCCGTAAATCTGATTTCTACAGGAGACCGCGATTCGTCAACGACAATTGTTGAATTCTCGATAGGAATGGGCTGCACTTTCTTTGTTTCACTATCAATAGACCAAATGACCATTTTTGAAAATGCGGTTATCCCTTTAGCTTGAGGATAGGCGATATCTCGCATTTCTAACTTGAAGCCGAATTCATTAGATTCAATCCATTCTTCAATAGGGACGCATTGTGGGTAAAGCAATATCTCTGGATGACACTCCCTCAAGTAGTTTTCCACAGCATCTTCAATTTGGGCGTAACTGACACGGTAAACGCCCCTTTCGTCCATGGAAATATGAGAGTAGTCAATAAAGTCCATTATTTGCCTTTTTGAATAATGTTAATGATATTTCGCCATTGATCGTCTGTAATCTTAGAATTTTTAGCAGAACGTAACGCGATGGCTGCAAGAGGGGTGGCCTTGATGTATTCGGTCAGGTCTGTTGGGGCTACATCGCGCCTTGCTGTAGCGGACAAATCAAAAAGTTGATTCCTGTCATTTTCAGAAAGATTTAGAATGGATGCTATTTTTTCGAGAAATTCCTTTTCGATGGGATTTTTCTTTCCTTTTTCAATATCACAAACATAAGATGGAGCCTTTCCTAGCATATCTGCAAATTTTCGTAACGAGATGCCTAACTCTCGACGTTTTTCAGAAATAAAAAATCCAAATGAATCTAATGCTTTTGCAGTCATGATTGCTCCTATCAAAAAAAAATGTTCTGCGTTCGGCGAACATTAAACAATATATCTTATTTGGATGGCTACGTCAATAGGATAAACGCATTTTTTTTGAAAAAAATCGATTTTTTGCCAAAATAGTCATTTTTCACCCTGGACTCAGTTTCGAGGTGCCGAAATCGTAACTTTCCTTTTAATATCGGGTACTTTGGTTTTTCCTCATTTTTTTTTTTTTGAGGCTCGGTTTTGTGTTTTTCCTGAACTAAAATGCCGATTTTATATTATTTTTGCCAATGACATAGAAAAGAGTAATTTGTCTCTTGTTCTCAACCTGAAATCGCCAAATTTCAACAACCCGAGAACAAGGCGAACGCTCACGCATGGATAGTCCGTATAGGGCTATTCATCGCATTGCTGTATCCGAGGCATAAGTCCCGGTTATTTGGCTATGTGCCCATTTCGGGGCGTGGGTCGTGCGTTTATCGGGTTTAGGCTTTGGCGAGCCTCAGGTTGGTAAGCGTTACGACTCACGCCTTTCTTGTTGCTTGCGATTGATTTTTTCGGCAACATTTTTAAGGTTTGAAATTTCGCTGACTTGCGAGGGCTAGAGGCATAAACAAGGAGTTGCTTATGCCAAGCATTGCTGAAATCGAAAATAAGATTGAAGATATTGTAGCCAAGTATCGTGAAACTGGAGCTACAGGTGATTTTATTTATGACTTTATCTTGGCTTATGACTTACCTAAGGCTTCGGTTAAACGTTTGCAAAACGGCTCGCTGAATTTATCTAAAAATCAAGGCGAAATCTGCTGGAAGGGCAAACTCCTTTACAAGGAATTGTTCAAAGACGAATTAAATGTAAGCTTGGCTTTAGAAACTGCAAAATCTATTAAACATAATGAACGATTTGTAGTTCTTTCTGATGGTAAAAAACTGCTTTGTGTTGATACAAAGACCAAAGACACCTTAGAGACTGAATTTAAGGATTTGCCGAAACATTCGTCATTCTTTTTGCCGTGGGCGGGGATTGAAAAAACGGAGTTTATCGATGAAAATCCGGCTGATGTTCGTGCAGCTCGCAAAATGGCGAAGCTTTTTGACGAAATCAAAAAAGACAATGCTAAAAAACTGATTTCGCAACATGATTTTAATGTGTTCCTTTCTCGGCTTCTTTTTTGCTTTTTTGCTGAAGATACGGGAATTTTTACAGACAACTTATTTACAAATACTATTGCAGCGACAACAAAAGCCGATGGAAGTGACTTGAATGAATTTTTAGAACGGTTGTTTACCGTTCTTGATACAGCCCCCAAAGAACGTAAAAAGTTACCTGATTATCTTGAAAAATTTCCGTATGTAAACGGAGGACTTTTCCGTAATAAAATCGAGATTCCTCGTTTTTCAGCTCATAGTCGTAATAAGATAATTGAATGTGGTGAATTGAATTGGAAGGATATCAATCCCGATATTTTTGGTTCCATGTTCCAAACGGTTATTGACGAGGAACAACGCGGTGATTTAGGGCAACATTACACTAGCGTTCCAAATATTATGAAGGTAATAGAACCTCTTTTCTTGAATGACCTTCGCAAAGAATTTGACGCTGCTGGAAAGAGTGTAACCAAATTAAAAAATCTGCTGTTGCGTATTCGCAATATTCAAATTTTTGACCCCGCTTGCGGTTCTGGCAATTTCTTGATTATTGCCTATAAGGAACTCCGTAAATTGGAAATGGATATTTTGCTCAAAATGCAGGAATTTGGGCTTACGGGGATTCATTTGAATCATTTTTACGGAATTGAAATTGATGACTTTGCGTGCGAAACAGCGAAGCTTTCACTGTGGCTTGCCGAGCATCAAATGAATGTAGAGTTTTTTAGCAAAACAGGAACAATATGCCCAACGCTTCCGTTGAAAGAGGCAGGCCACATAGTTTGCGATAACGCCTGCAATATTGATTGGAACAATGTTTGCCCAAATAATGGAAACGATGAAATTTATGTACTTGGAAATCCTCCATATTTAGGGGCACGATTGCAAAAAGAAAACCATAAAAAAGATGTTGAGGCGGTTTTTGAAAATGTTAAAGGAGCAAAGAATTTAGACTACATTGCCTGTTGGTTCTATAAAGGTTCTGATTATATAGCAAACTCCAATGCTACCTTAGCGTTTGTAAGTACCAATTCTATTTGCCAAGGCGAACAAGTCGCAATACTTTGGCCGCAGATATTCAACAAAGGAATTGAAATTCAATTTGGTTATTCGTCTTTCAAATGGACTAACAATGCTCAATATAATGCTGGTGTAATTGTTACAATAATAGGGCTTAGTGACGAAAAATTAAGAAAAGAACATTTTTTATTTAATGGATTAAGAAAAAATAAGGCCTCTAAAATTAATGCATATTTGTCTTCGGGATCAGATGTAATTGTTGAAGAAAAGAAAGACTCTTTAAGTGATTTCCCTCCTATGAATTTTGGGAGTATGCCCAATGATGGTCAATATCTTCTTTTTGAAAAAAAAGAGCACGATGATGCAGTAAAGAAATGTCCAGAAATAAAAAAGTTTATGAAGCTTTTTCTTGGGGCTGATGAATTTATAAATGGAGAGAAAAGATATTGTTTGTGGATTACAGATAATAGCAAAAAAGAAGCTATGTCTATTCCAATTATTGCTGAACGAGTAAAAAAATGTAAGGAGCTACGTGTGAAAAGTAAAAGAGCAGCAACAAATAAATTAGCACTTGTTCCTTATAAATTTGGAGAAATTCGATATAAGGAAACCTCTTCAATCATTGTTCCGGGAGCTTCTTCAGAACGTCGTACTTATATCCCCATGGATTTTCTTTCTAAGGATACTGTTGTTTCGAATGCAGCGTTTGCAGTATATGATGCAGAACCTTGGCTTTTCAGCATCCTGAATTCAAAAATGCATATGGCGTGGGTGCGAACCGTTGGCGGAAAACTCAAAAATGATTATCGCTATTCAGCCAAGCTTGTTTACAACACCTTCCCGTTCCCGCATATCAATGATGAACAAAAGAACATGCTTAAGGACTACGCTTTTGGCATCATTGCTGCAAGAGAAAATCATCCGGGAAAAACGTTGGCTGAGCTCTACAATCCAGAATCCATGCCCAATGACCTCAAAAAAGCACACGAAGAAAACGACTTTGCAATTGAAAAAATTTACAGAGCAAGGCCATTTGCTAACGATGAAGAACGCCTTGAGTTTCTCTTTAGGCTTTATGAACAGATGATTCGCGAAGAACAGGAGTAATCAACATGCCTGATATTGTTCATTTCGAATACGCCCAAACGGGTAATTCTTCCAAAACGGATTCTCTTGGAATGCGAGAAATGCAGGCTCGTGCCTATGCAGCCCGTGCATCTCAATATTTGTTGATTAAGTCACCTCCGGCATCTGGCAAATCCCGAGCACTTATGTTTATCGCTCTTGATAAACTTTATCATCAGGGGCTAAAAAAAGTAATTGTCGCCGTTCCTGAACGATCTATTGGAGCATCCTTTGCAAAAACTCAACTGCGCAAATATGGATTCTTTGCTGATTGGAATCCTGTGGATGAGTATAACTTGTGCTTTGCGGGGAGTGATTCCAGCAAAGGCAAGGTAAAAAAATTCCATGAATTTATGGAAAGCAAAAATGACAACATCTTAATATGTACTCACGCTACCTTACGTTTTGCAGCCGAAGGATTGGACGAAAAAGCTTTTGATGATTGTCTCGTCGCTATAGATGAATTTCATCATGTTTCCGCAGATGATTCGAGTTGTTTGGGTGAAATGTTGCGTGGACTGATTTCAAAGTCTTCGGCACACATAGTCGCTATGACCGGTTCATATTTCCGTGGAGATTCTGTCCCAGTGCTCTCGCCAGAAGACGAAGCGTTATTTACCAAGATTACTTACAATTATTACGAACAGCTTAATGGTTACAAGTATTTAAAATCGCTTGGAATCGGCTATCATTTTTATCAAGGGAAATACACATCGGCAATCGGAGAAATTCTTGATACCGACAAAAAGACGATTCTTCATATTCCAAATGTGAATTCCGGGGAATCCACAAAAGATAAACATTCTGAAGTCGACTTTATTTTAGATTCAATTGGTGAAGTTGAAAAGCAAGATTTGGAAACAGGCGTGATAACGGTTCGTCGTAAAGACGGAAAATTGTTGAAAGTCGCAGACCTTGTAGATGATGAACCGGCAAACCGTACAAGAATTGTCGAATATCTTCGTAAAATTGCAAAACCCGAAGACATGGATTTAATTATCGCATTGGGAATGGCAAAAGAAGGTTTCGACTGGCCGTTCTGTGAACACGCTCTTACGGTCGGATATCGTGGCTCGTTAACTGAAATCATCCAAATTATTGGGCGATGCACACGAGATAGTAAAAATAAGACTCATGCACAGTTTACAAATTTGATTGCTCAGCCCGAAGCTAAGGATGATGATGTTGTTGTCGCCGTAAACAATATGCTTAAAGCAATTACCGCATCACTCCTCATGGAACAAGTGCTTGCTCCTGAATGGAATTTCAAAACTCGCGAAGATGGAGATGATTCTGAAGAACCGGGAACAATCAAAATCCGTGGATTTAAAACACCGTCGTCTAAACGAGTTAAGGATATTATTGAAACTGATATAAACGATTTGAAGGCTTCCATTTTGCAAGATAAAACCATGCAAAGTGCAATGCCGGGCGGTGTAGAACCCGAAGTTATCAACAAGGTGTTGATTCCAAAAATTATCCGCACGAAATATCCAGATTTAACCGATGAAGAGGTTGAAGAAATTCGTGAACATGTTGTTGCTGATACCGCTATTCGAACTGCAAAAATTGAAAAGCATGGTGACAAACGATTTATTCGTATGGCAAATAAGTTTGTCAATATTGACGATTTGCATATTGACCTGATTGATTCCATCAATCCGTTCCAAGCGGCTTTTGAAGTACTTTCAAAATCTGTTACTCCGAGCGTTTTGAAGATGATTCACAATGTCATCGAAGAAACCCGTATCGAGATGACCGATGAAGAAGCCATGCTTCTTTGGCCTAAAATTAAAGCTTTCAGAGAAACAAATGGACGTGAGCCAAATATATCTTCTGTCAATCCACAAGAAAAGCGATTTGCAGAATGT
Coding sequences within it:
- a CDS encoding glycoside hydrolase family 11 protein; translation: MVNKIIIALSMGLTAGVLAQDFCNAAKHTGASKKVNGNEVSSFNGVGYELWYDRATSGSLTIYEDGSMACSFQNAGDYLCRAGLSFDSDKKYNELGGDMLAEFKLVKQNINGADYSYVGVYGWMEEVSKSPSKLVEYYVVDNWLTGWRPGDWVASHKMGDYTIDGAKYSVYWGEHTGPAIKTQGNTTFLQYFSIRENARDCGVINISAHMRQWEKLGMEMGKLYEAKVLGEAGSMSNGVSGTADFPHIKVYVKGDEVPSSSSVALSSSSVVSSSSETVPSSSSEKVAESSSSVDGSSSSGTDAIPFMAQLFDKAGVYQVFDMQGNFLGKVELKNGLSLKQAVASKFARSSVYLVKRGAFAKTIAVER
- a CDS encoding DEAD/DEAH box helicase, which translates into the protein MPDIVHFEYAQTGNSSKTDSLGMREMQARAYAARASQYLLIKSPPASGKSRALMFIALDKLYHQGLKKVIVAVPERSIGASFAKTQLRKYGFFADWNPVDEYNLCFAGSDSSKGKVKKFHEFMESKNDNILICTHATLRFAAEGLDEKAFDDCLVAIDEFHHVSADDSSCLGEMLRGLISKSSAHIVAMTGSYFRGDSVPVLSPEDEALFTKITYNYYEQLNGYKYLKSLGIGYHFYQGKYTSAIGEILDTDKKTILHIPNVNSGESTKDKHSEVDFILDSIGEVEKQDLETGVITVRRKDGKLLKVADLVDDEPANRTRIVEYLRKIAKPEDMDLIIALGMAKEGFDWPFCEHALTVGYRGSLTEIIQIIGRCTRDSKNKTHAQFTNLIAQPEAKDDDVVVAVNNMLKAITASLLMEQVLAPEWNFKTREDGDDSEEPGTIKIRGFKTPSSKRVKDIIETDINDLKASILQDKTMQSAMPGGVEPEVINKVLIPKIIRTKYPDLTDEEVEEIREHVVADTAIRTAKIEKHGDKRFIRMANKFVNIDDLHIDLIDSINPFQAAFEVLSKSVTPSVLKMIHNVIEETRIEMTDEEAMLLWPKIKAFRETNGREPNISSVNPQEKRFAECIVYLRKRKRERDAQNAR
- a CDS encoding DNA methyltransferase; this translates as MPSIAEIENKIEDIVAKYRETGATGDFIYDFILAYDLPKASVKRLQNGSLNLSKNQGEICWKGKLLYKELFKDELNVSLALETAKSIKHNERFVVLSDGKKLLCVDTKTKDTLETEFKDLPKHSSFFLPWAGIEKTEFIDENPADVRAARKMAKLFDEIKKDNAKKLISQHDFNVFLSRLLFCFFAEDTGIFTDNLFTNTIAATTKADGSDLNEFLERLFTVLDTAPKERKKLPDYLEKFPYVNGGLFRNKIEIPRFSAHSRNKIIECGELNWKDINPDIFGSMFQTVIDEEQRGDLGQHYTSVPNIMKVIEPLFLNDLRKEFDAAGKSVTKLKNLLLRIRNIQIFDPACGSGNFLIIAYKELRKLEMDILLKMQEFGLTGIHLNHFYGIEIDDFACETAKLSLWLAEHQMNVEFFSKTGTICPTLPLKEAGHIVCDNACNIDWNNVCPNNGNDEIYVLGNPPYLGARLQKENHKKDVEAVFENVKGAKNLDYIACWFYKGSDYIANSNATLAFVSTNSICQGEQVAILWPQIFNKGIEIQFGYSSFKWTNNAQYNAGVIVTIIGLSDEKLRKEHFLFNGLRKNKASKINAYLSSGSDVIVEEKKDSLSDFPPMNFGSMPNDGQYLLFEKKEHDDAVKKCPEIKKFMKLFLGADEFINGEKRYCLWITDNSKKEAMSIPIIAERVKKCKELRVKSKRAATNKLALVPYKFGEIRYKETSSIIVPGASSERRTYIPMDFLSKDTVVSNAAFAVYDAEPWLFSILNSKMHMAWVRTVGGKLKNDYRYSAKLVYNTFPFPHINDEQKNMLKDYAFGIIAARENHPGKTLAELYNPESMPNDLKKAHEENDFAIEKIYRARPFANDEERLEFLFRLYEQMIREEQE
- a CDS encoding DUF4417 domain-containing protein; amino-acid sequence: MKKEDQITLDHLLIQQGAPLVGSLHVPQLSPTQTIPNIKKCLPINIIDPKDGLKLWGHCFVKDVHQNKFWNDPLANVAPLQKLEGMISTDYSLYRDYSTNRQKWNCYRNRIIAYFWQQKGINVIPTASWSTQDSFEWCWEGLPQNSVLAITTNGISTDKEGLRHFILGLDEMIQRQNPIALVVCGHFFPWMEDKYPDIQMIKIPSYGQLWNEKKKMREQTHYRSTAIVLAKAPRLTR
- a CDS encoding ImmA/IrrE family metallo-endopeptidase; the encoded protein is MDFIDYSHISMDERGVYRVSYAQIEDAVENYLRECHPEILLYPQCVPIEEWIESNEFGFKLEMRDIAYPQAKGITAFSKMVIWSIDSETKKVQPIPIENSTIVVDESRSPVEIRFTAAHEVIHIKMHPYYFMHHSNAIAASSNIVSISSYLHKPIWWLERQANYGAGALLMPRITLFLLFKKFFQTATVFKLSKNDKISIAFINTICQIYEVSVSAARIRLVQLNLLEE
- a CDS encoding helix-turn-helix domain-containing protein, coding for MTAKALDSFGFFISEKRRELGISLRKFADMLGKAPSYVCDIEKGKKNPIEKEFLEKIASILNLSENDRNQLFDLSATARRDVAPTDLTEYIKATPLAAIALRSAKNSKITDDQWRNIINIIQKGK